From a region of the Rhodospirillales bacterium genome:
- a CDS encoding SAM-dependent chlorinase/fluorinase codes for MIVLFTDFGLAGPYMGQMHGAILKEFPSARIVDLFADAPAHDPRRSAYLLAAYVDEFPASTTFVCVVDPGVGGSRRALALEADGRWLVGPDNGLLAMAARRARAAAWWHITWRPERLSASFHGRDLFAPIAARIAAALPGTGIGPDGLVPISANDLVGRDWPDDLGEVIYIDHFGNAMTGLRAGTIPPKAILVLGGGQPVVRSRTFCDVPKGEAFWYENANGLAEIAVNCGRADIALGLSVGSPITVQT; via the coding sequence ATGATCGTGCTGTTCACCGATTTCGGCCTCGCCGGCCCCTACATGGGGCAAATGCACGGGGCGATCTTGAAGGAATTTCCCTCCGCGCGGATCGTCGATTTGTTCGCCGACGCTCCCGCTCACGATCCCAGGCGATCGGCTTATCTGCTCGCAGCGTATGTCGACGAGTTTCCAGCCTCGACGACGTTCGTTTGCGTTGTCGATCCGGGAGTCGGCGGATCGCGCCGGGCATTGGCGCTGGAAGCGGATGGCCGCTGGTTGGTGGGACCCGACAACGGTCTGCTCGCTATGGCGGCGCGCCGGGCCAGAGCCGCAGCGTGGTGGCACATCACTTGGCGGCCAGAACGTCTGTCGGCCAGTTTCCACGGTCGGGACCTATTCGCGCCGATCGCGGCGCGGATTGCTGCGGCCTTGCCCGGCACGGGAATCGGGCCGGACGGACTGGTCCCGATTTCAGCAAACGATCTGGTCGGCCGTGATTGGCCGGATGACCTCGGGGAAGTGATTTACATTGACCATTTCGGCAACGCCATGACGGGACTGAGGGCCGGGACCATCCCCCCCAAGGCCATTCTGGTACTTGGCGGCGGGCAACCCGTTGTTCGCTCCCGCACGTTTTGCGACGTTCCCAAGGGGGAAGCCTTCTGGTATGAAAACGCCAATGGGTTGGCCGAAATCGCCGTGAACTGCGGGCGGGCGGACATCGCGTTGGGTTTGTCCG
- the rpoH gene encoding RNA polymerase sigma factor RpoH — protein MPVTTLTLPIVPPDSGVQGYLREIWKFPILEAREEYMLARRYRERGDVDAAHRLVTSHLRLVAKIAMGYRGYGLPLADLMSEGNIGLMKAVKKFEPERGFRLSTYAIWWIRAAITEYILKSWSMVKMGTVSAQKKLFFSLRGIKNKLKVADNADLSPEVAKRLSRELDVPEGDLVAMNRRLMARDVSLSAPIGDEDGAQFQDSLVDERASPEAEYAEREEYGQRKKALHAALARLPRREREILTERCLKENPATLEDLGRIYGVSRERVRQLEARALGKLRKEMLDLSPSFAAHAP, from the coding sequence ATGCCTGTTACCACGCTGACCCTTCCCATCGTTCCGCCCGACAGCGGAGTGCAAGGCTATTTGCGTGAAATCTGGAAGTTTCCGATCCTCGAAGCGCGGGAAGAATACATGCTTGCGCGCCGTTACCGCGAGCGCGGCGATGTGGATGCCGCGCATCGGTTGGTCACCAGCCACCTGCGCTTGGTCGCGAAGATCGCCATGGGGTATCGCGGCTACGGGCTGCCGCTGGCCGATTTGATGTCGGAGGGCAACATCGGCCTGATGAAGGCCGTCAAGAAATTCGAGCCCGAACGCGGTTTTCGGCTATCGACCTACGCGATCTGGTGGATCAGGGCCGCGATCACCGAATACATCCTGAAGTCGTGGTCGATGGTCAAGATGGGCACGGTTTCGGCGCAGAAAAAACTGTTCTTCAGCCTGCGCGGCATCAAGAACAAGCTCAAGGTCGCCGATAACGCCGATCTGTCGCCGGAAGTAGCCAAGCGGCTGTCGCGCGAGCTTGACGTGCCGGAGGGCGACCTCGTAGCCATGAATCGCCGCCTGATGGCGCGCGACGTATCGTTGAGCGCGCCGATCGGCGACGAGGACGGCGCGCAGTTCCAGGATTCCTTGGTCGACGAACGGGCCAGCCCCGAAGCCGAATACGCCGAGCGCGAGGAGTATGGGCAGCGCAAGAAAGCCCTTCACGCCGCATTGGCCAGACTGCCGCGGCGGGAACGCGAGATCCTGACCGAACGGTGCTTGAAGGAAAATCCGGCCACCCTCGAGGACTTGGGCCGGATCTACGGCGTCAGCCGCGAGCGGGTACGCCAGCTCGAGGCCCGCGCTTTGGGCAAGTTGAGGAAGGAAATGCTCGACTTGTCGCCTTCGTTTGCCGCTCACGCGCCCTGA